Proteins from a genomic interval of Kitasatospora herbaricolor:
- a CDS encoding DedA family protein — MDIVTTLVGSSWICAVALFAVLGDAFLPFIPSGTLVILAVLNTARIDGAPLMLAAGVAMASFLGDILLLSLARRGAPSVRRRLEHRPQLAASVARVQEALDGRTTGAAAAIVVVARFVPAGRTVLDLAMGHSPSHPRKFLRWSALAALIWAAYIVTLGWLNSHWFDTAWLSLAVSCAAATTISAAVARVVRRNRRLATV, encoded by the coding sequence TTGGACATCGTCACCACACTGGTCGGATCCTCGTGGATCTGCGCCGTGGCACTGTTCGCGGTGCTGGGCGACGCCTTCCTCCCCTTCATCCCCAGCGGGACCCTGGTCATCCTGGCCGTGCTGAACACCGCCCGGATCGACGGGGCGCCCCTGATGCTGGCCGCCGGGGTGGCGATGGCGTCCTTCCTGGGCGACATCCTGCTGCTCAGCCTGGCCCGGCGCGGCGCGCCGTCGGTGCGGCGGCGGCTGGAGCACCGGCCGCAGCTGGCCGCCAGCGTCGCCCGGGTGCAGGAGGCGCTGGACGGGCGGACCACCGGTGCGGCCGCCGCCATCGTGGTGGTCGCCCGCTTCGTGCCCGCCGGGCGGACGGTGCTGGACCTCGCGATGGGCCACTCGCCCTCGCACCCCCGCAAGTTCCTGCGCTGGTCGGCGCTGGCCGCGCTGATCTGGGCCGCCTACATCGTGACCCTGGGCTGGCTGAACAGCCACTGGTTCGACACCGCCTGGCTGAGCCTGGCGGTCTCCTGCGCCGCCGCGACCACCATCAGCGCGGCCGTGGCCCGCGTGGTGCGCCGCAACCGCCGGCTCGCGACCGTCTGA